In one Gopherus evgoodei ecotype Sinaloan lineage chromosome 1, rGopEvg1_v1.p, whole genome shotgun sequence genomic region, the following are encoded:
- the COPG2 gene encoding coatomer subunit gamma-2 — protein MIKKFDKKDEETGSGSNPFQHLEKSAVLQEARIFNETPINPRRCLHILTKILYLLNQGEHFGTTEATEAFFAMTRLFQSNDQTLRRMCYLTIKEMANISEDVIIVTSSLTKDMTGKEDVYRGPAIRALCRITDGTMLQAIERYMKQAIVDKVPSVSSSALVSSLHMMKISYDVVKRWINEAQEAASNDNIMVQYHALGLLYHLRKNDRLAVSKMLNKFTKSGLKSQFAYCMLIRIASRLLKESEEGHESPLFDFIESCLRNKHEMVIYEAASAIIHLPNCTPRELAPAVSVLQLFCSSPKPVLRYAAVRTLNKVAMKHPSAVTACNLDLENLITDSNRSIATLAITTLLKTGSESSVDRLMKQISSFVSEISDEFKVVVVQAISALCQKYPRKHSVMMTFLSNMLRDDGGFEYKRAIVDCIISIIEENPESKESGLAHLCEFIEDCEHTVLATKILHLLGKEGPRTPSPSKYIRFIFNRVVLENEAVRAAAVSALAKFGAQNENLLPSILVLLQRCMMDSDDEVRDRATFYLNVLQQRQIALNAAYIFNGLTVSVPGMEKALHQYTLEPSDKPFDMKTVPLATAPIFEQRAEIALVASKPEKVAPSRHDIFQEQLAAIPEFKNLGPLFKSSEPVQLTEAETEYFVCCTKHVFTNHMVFQFDCTNTLNDQLLERVTVQMEPSDAYDVIRSIPAASLSYNQPGMCYTLVRLPQDDPTAVACTFSCTMKFTVRDCNPNTGVPEDDGYDDEYVLEDLEVTVSDHIQKVLKPNFAAAWEEVGDDFEKEETFALSSIKTLDEAVGNIIKFLGMQPCERSDKVPENKNSHTLYLAGVYRGGYDVLVRSRLALGDGVTMQVTVRSKDETPVDVILASVG, from the exons gtAGTGGCTCCAATCCCTTCCAGCATTTGGAGAAGAGTGCTGTCCTTCAAGAG GCTCGCATCTTTAATGAGACTCCCATAAATCCACGAAGATGCCTGCATATACTTACCAAGATCCTTTACTTACTGAACCAG GGTGAACATTTTGGAACTACTGAAGCCACAGAAGCATTCTTTGCAATGACCAGATTATTTCAGTCTAATGAT CAAACCTTGAGGAGAATGTGCTACCTTACTATCAAAGAGATGGCCAACATTTCTGAGGATGTCATCATTGTCACCAGCAG TTTGACCAAAGACATGACCGGGAAGGAAGATGTATACCGAGGCCCGGCCATTAGGGCTCTCTGTAGAATCACTGAT GGTACAATGTTGCAGGCCATTGAGAGGTACATGAAGCAGGCCATCGTGGATAAAGTCCCCAGTGTATCAAGTTCGGCTCTAGTGTCTTCCTTA CACATGATGAAGATAAGTTATGATGTGGTCAAACGGTGGATCAACGAAGCCCAGGAAGCTGCATCTAATGACAACATCATGGTGCAG TATCATGCATTGGGGCTGCTTTACCACCTCAGGAAGAATGATCGCCTTGCAGTTTCCAAGATGCTGAATAAATTCACCAAATCTGGACTGAAATCTCAATTTGCATACTGCATGCTGATCCGAATTGCCAGCCGGCTTCTGAAAGAATCTGAAGAGGG GCATGAGAGTCCATTGTTTGACTTCATTGAGAGCTGTCTGCGAAATAAACATGAGATGGTTATTTACGAAGCTGCCTCTGCAATCATCCATCTTCCAAACTGTACACCAAGGGAGCTGGCCCCTGCTGTGTCAG TGTTGCAGCTCTTCTGTAGTTCTCCCAAACCTGTCTTGAGATACGCAGCTGTAAGGACCCTTAACAAG gtggccatgaaGCACCCATCCGCAGTAACTGCTTGCAACCTGGACCTGGAAAACCTTATTACTGACTCAAACCGCAGCATCGCTACTCTGGCCATCACCACACTCCTGAAAACAGGGAGCGAGAGCAGCGTAGACAGGCTCATGAAACAGATCTCCTCCTTTGTGTCAGAAATATCAGATGAGTTTAAG GTGGTTGTCGTGCAGGCCATCAGTGCCCTGTGCCAGAAATACCCACGGAAACACAGTGTGATGATGACCTTCCTCTCCAACATGCTCAGGGATGAT GGTGGCTTTGAGTACAAGCGAGCCATTGTGGACTGTATAATCAGCATTATCGAGGAGAATCCTGAGAGTAAGGAATCAGGCTTGGCTCACCTCTGTGAGTTCATTGAAGATTGTGAACACACTGTTCTAGCTACAAAGATACTCCACCTGTTGGGCAAAGAAGGGCCAAGGACCCCATCCCCATCCAAGTACATCCGCTTCATCTTCAACCGGGTAGTTCTGGAGAACGAAGCAGTGAGAGCTG CTGCTGTGAGTGCATTAGCGAAGTTTGGGGCCCAGAATGAGAACCTTCTTCCAAGCATCCTGGTGCTTTTGCAGAG GTGTATGATGGACAGCGATGACGAAGTTCGTGACAGAGCAACGTTCTACCTAAATGTGCTGCAGCAGAGACAGATTGCACTGAATGCTGCCTATATCTTTAATG GGTTGACAGTCTCCGTTCCTGGGATGGAGAAGGCCCTGCATCAGTACACACTGGAGCCTTCTGACAAGCCGTTTGACATGAAGACAGTTCCATTAGCTACTGCACCAATCTTTGAACAGAGAGCAG AAATTGCACTAGTGGCCAGCAAGCCTGAGAAAGTTGCTCCGTCCCGCCACGACATATTCCAAG AGCAACTGGCTGCCATTCCTGAGTTTAAGAACTTGGGTCCCTTATTCAAGTCATCTGAGCCAGTTCAGCTTACAGAAGCAGAAACAGAATACTTTGTTTGCTGTACTAAGCACGTGTTCACTAATCATATGGTTTTCCAG TTCGACTGCACAAACACCCTAAATGACCAGTTATTAGAGAGGGTCACTGTGCAGATGGAACCGTCGGACGCTTACGATGTGATTCGCTCTATCCCAGCAGCCAGCCTTTCTTACAACCAGCCGGGCATGTGTTACACTCTCGTCCGACTGCCCCAGGATGATCCCACTGCAG TTGCTTGTACTTTCAGCTGCACAATGAAATTTACAGTCCGAGACTGCAACCCAAACACAGGGGTGCCAGAGGATGATGGCTATGACGATGAATATGTG CTGGAAGATCTGGAGGTAACGGTGTCAGATCATATTCAGAAGGTCCTAAAGCCCAACTTTGCAGCTGCCTGGGAGGAAGTAGGCGATGACTTTGAGAAAGAGGAAACCTTTGCTCTCAGTTCAATTAAAACTCTTGATG AAGCTGTCGGTAACATCATCAAGTTCCTGGGCATGCAGCCATGTGAGAGGTCCGATAAAGTGCCAGAGAACAAAAATTCCCATACGCTGTATCTAGCTG GTGT